In the Ruminococcus sp. OA3 genome, one interval contains:
- a CDS encoding ABC transporter permease, translated as MNRRKKILISLLLPGVLCLAGLGIGMVYKAAAPSGIAKWEMKSAAVYDENMSLIITRMREEGFDVALWQENKPETVTNPDYSRSADVKTIGIAGDCSILFPNSNALPAGETGYCILGEKTAWQLFGSTKVDGRSVLINEKTYQVAGIQFQEEELCVYELTPDTEQEVAFAAIQYDKREQKDMGKRRLEMLGGLTLIACG; from the coding sequence ATGAATAGAAGAAAAAAGATTCTGATCTCACTTCTGCTGCCGGGTGTCTTATGTCTGGCGGGGCTGGGAATCGGTATGGTTTATAAAGCTGCTGCACCTTCGGGGATTGCCAAATGGGAGATGAAAAGCGCAGCGGTGTATGATGAGAACATGAGTCTTATCATCACACGGATGAGAGAAGAGGGATTTGATGTTGCCTTATGGCAGGAAAATAAGCCGGAGACGGTGACGAATCCTGATTACAGCAGAAGTGCTGATGTGAAGACGATCGGGATTGCAGGAGACTGTTCCATACTGTTTCCGAACAGCAACGCACTTCCGGCGGGAGAGACAGGATACTGTATCCTGGGAGAGAAAACGGCGTGGCAGCTCTTCGGAAGTACAAAAGTGGATGGCAGGAGTGTACTGATCAATGAAAAAACCTATCAGGTTGCAGGAATTCAATTTCAGGAAGAAGAGCTGTGTGTCTATGAGCTGACACCGGATACTGAACAGGAGGTAGCCTTTGCTGCCATACAGTACGACAAACGTGAACAAAAAGATATGGGAAAACGCAGGCTTGAAATGCTGGGTGGTCTGACACTGATCGCCTGTGGATAG
- the ugpC gene encoding sn-glycerol-3-phosphate ABC transporter ATP-binding protein UgpC translates to MASISLKKVKKIYPNGYEAIKDFNLEIEDKEFIILVGPSGCGKSTTLRMIAGLEPITAGEVVIDEKKVNDEEPKDRDIAMVFQNYALYPHMTVYDNMAFSLKMRKIPKMEIDKAVRSAAKILDLEELLGRRPKALSGGQRQRVAMGRAIVRDPKVFLMDEPLSNLDAKLRVQMRLEIAKLHNRLGATIIYVTHDQTEAMTLGTRIVVMRDGDIMQVDTPKKVYDRPRNLFVAGFIGSPQMNFLRGKIREQQSSIIFESGDRKFEIPSVNAEVLKKEGYTGKEVIMGIRSEDIRVAQWNTYDDGHVLPAEVKAYELLGAEACLYTEFKGGNLVCRVRPDTPAKRGDVITLTFDMNKAHFFDVNTEQNIMAPDA, encoded by the coding sequence ATGGCGTCGATATCATTAAAAAAAGTCAAAAAGATATATCCCAACGGATATGAGGCTATAAAAGATTTTAATCTGGAAATAGAAGATAAGGAGTTTATTATCCTGGTGGGACCGTCCGGATGTGGAAAATCCACAACGTTGCGTATGATCGCCGGGTTGGAACCGATCACAGCCGGCGAGGTGGTGATTGATGAAAAAAAGGTGAATGATGAGGAACCAAAAGACAGGGACATTGCCATGGTATTTCAGAACTATGCACTGTATCCACATATGACGGTATATGACAATATGGCGTTTTCACTGAAGATGAGAAAAATCCCGAAAATGGAGATTGATAAGGCTGTCCGAAGTGCCGCAAAGATCCTGGACCTGGAGGAACTTCTTGGCAGAAGACCGAAAGCACTGTCCGGAGGCCAGAGACAGCGTGTGGCCATGGGGCGTGCAATCGTCAGAGATCCCAAGGTCTTTCTGATGGATGAACCGCTTTCCAATCTGGATGCAAAACTGCGTGTCCAGATGCGGCTTGAAATAGCGAAGCTTCACAACCGTCTCGGTGCAACCATCATCTATGTGACACATGATCAGACGGAGGCGATGACACTTGGAACGAGAATCGTGGTGATGAGGGACGGCGATATCATGCAGGTGGATACGCCGAAAAAGGTCTATGACCGTCCGAGGAATCTTTTCGTCGCCGGGTTTATTGGATCTCCCCAGATGAACTTTCTGAGGGGGAAAATCCGGGAGCAGCAGAGCAGCATCATATTTGAATCCGGAGATCGGAAGTTTGAGATACCTTCCGTCAATGCGGAGGTATTGAAAAAAGAAGGCTACACCGGTAAAGAAGTCATTATGGGAATTCGCTCGGAAGATATCCGGGTTGCCCAGTGGAATACGTACGATGACGGACATGTTCTGCCGGCCGAGGTAAAGGCATATGAACTGCTGGGAGCGGAAGCCTGTCTTTACACGGAGTTTAAAGGAGGAAATCTGGTCTGTCGAGTGAGACCGGATACGCCGGCTAAGAGGGGGGATGTGATAACACTCACATTTGATATGAACAAAGCGCATTTTTTTGATGTGAATACCGAACAGAATATAATGGCACCGGACGCCTGA
- a CDS encoding recombinase family protein encodes MYDYERLNQERRTAGKRKRVAAYCRVSTDGDDQANSFESQRTFFRQYIERNPDWELFEIYADEGISGTSTKKRRSFNQMIRSAKNGEFDLIITKEISRFARNTLDSIYYTRDLKKHGIAVIFLNDNINTLDGDAELRLAIMSSIAQEESRRTSERVKWGQKRRMEQGVVFGRSMLGYEVRDGVMYLDEEGARIVRLIFHKYVEEGKGTHVIARELGETGILPMRVSEWQSSVILRILRNEKYCGDLVQKKTYTPDFLSHEKKYNRGQEEYVIIRDHHEPIISREMFEKANRILDSRSHSQKGKKKHSSRYTFSGKIKCGCCGSSYVSRYKQRKDGSSYQSWRCLEAVRHGAPRTDENENMTGCAGCSIRNEDVLHIMAAACDLLEYDRKKMKGSILAVIRSVTDKDNEEIRQIADAVSEMTGGMDYEDEFYRQLLEKIVVRNKDSIDVYLKHFPLKLGFGNTDISAEKP; translated from the coding sequence GTGTATGATTACGAACGCTTAAACCAGGAGAGAAGGACAGCTGGCAAAAGAAAGCGTGTCGCAGCATACTGCAGGGTATCTACGGATGGTGATGACCAGGCAAATTCTTTTGAGAGTCAGCGCACGTTTTTCAGGCAGTATATCGAGCGCAATCCCGACTGGGAGCTGTTTGAAATCTATGCCGACGAGGGAATATCCGGGACCAGCACAAAAAAGCGCAGGTCGTTTAACCAGATGATCAGAAGTGCCAAGAATGGAGAGTTTGACCTGATCATTACGAAAGAGATCTCACGTTTTGCGAGGAATACGCTTGACAGCATCTATTACACTCGTGATCTTAAAAAGCATGGTATAGCCGTTATTTTTCTGAATGATAATATCAATACCCTGGATGGAGATGCCGAGCTTCGCCTCGCGATCATGTCCTCCATCGCGCAGGAGGAGAGCCGCCGGACTTCAGAGCGTGTGAAATGGGGGCAGAAACGGCGGATGGAGCAGGGAGTTGTATTCGGCAGAAGCATGCTGGGGTATGAGGTGCGTGACGGAGTCATGTATCTCGATGAAGAAGGTGCCAGGATTGTGCGGCTTATCTTTCATAAATATGTGGAGGAGGGGAAGGGAACACATGTGATCGCGCGTGAGCTTGGGGAAACGGGGATTTTGCCCATGCGTGTCAGTGAATGGCAGAGTTCGGTTATCCTGCGCATTCTTCGGAATGAGAAATACTGCGGTGATCTGGTGCAGAAAAAGACATACACACCGGATTTTCTGTCTCATGAAAAAAAGTATAACCGCGGGCAGGAGGAATATGTGATCATCAGGGACCACCATGAACCGATCATCTCAAGGGAGATGTTTGAAAAAGCCAACCGTATTCTGGACAGCCGTTCTCACTCACAGAAGGGAAAGAAAAAGCACAGCAGCCGCTATACATTCTCTGGAAAAATAAAATGCGGATGCTGTGGTTCGAGTTACGTCTCCAGATATAAACAAAGAAAAGACGGTAGCAGCTATCAGTCATGGCGTTGTCTGGAAGCAGTCCGGCACGGCGCTCCCCGCACAGACGAGAATGAAAATATGACTGGCTGCGCAGGATGCAGCATACGCAATGAGGATGTTCTCCATATCATGGCTGCGGCATGCGATCTTTTGGAATACGACAGAAAAAAAATGAAAGGCAGCATACTTGCTGTGATCAGGTCGGTGACAGATAAAGACAACGAAGAAATCCGGCAGATTGCAGATGCCGTCAGTGAGATGACAGGCGGCATGGATTATGAAGATGAATTTTACCGGCAGTTGCTTGAGAAAATAGTAGTGAGGAACAAAGACAGTATTGATGTTTATCTTAAGCATTTTCCTTTGAAGCTAGGATTTGGGAATACAGACATATCTGCGGAAAAACCATAA
- a CDS encoding carbohydrate ABC transporter permease yields the protein MKKICWKLGLVLSAVIICMPVILTVLGSLKSKNELAASLAPVLNGTGGMIEWKLFPLYPTLIHFVKLLIWTPDFFTVFWNSMKIVGTILAGQLVFAVPAAWAFAAFRFKGKKLLFTLYVILMLLPFQVTMLPSYLVLDGLNLMNTHAAVILPAVFSTFPVFLIYRSFTAIPRELIEAAKIDGAGELAVFLKIGIPLGSPGILSAVVLGFLEYWNMMEQPLAFLQDKTLWPLSLYLPEVGAGQAGTALAASVIALIPAVFVFVIGQDYLEQGIISSGIKE from the coding sequence TTGAAAAAGATCTGTTGGAAGCTGGGGCTGGTGTTATCAGCAGTGATCATCTGTATGCCGGTGATTCTCACAGTCCTGGGTTCTCTGAAAAGCAAAAATGAACTGGCGGCAAGCCTGGCGCCAGTGTTAAACGGAACCGGCGGCATGATAGAATGGAAGCTTTTTCCGCTGTATCCGACATTGATTCATTTTGTGAAACTGCTGATCTGGACACCGGACTTTTTTACGGTGTTCTGGAACTCGATGAAAATTGTAGGAACAATCCTCGCGGGACAGCTGGTGTTTGCGGTTCCGGCAGCATGGGCGTTTGCAGCATTTCGCTTTAAAGGAAAGAAACTGTTGTTTACACTCTACGTCATTTTAATGTTGCTTCCGTTTCAGGTGACAATGCTTCCCTCCTATCTGGTACTGGATGGGCTGAACCTGATGAATACCCATGCGGCAGTCATCCTGCCGGCAGTTTTTTCTACATTTCCGGTATTTCTCATATACCGCAGTTTTACTGCGATACCGAGAGAATTGATAGAAGCGGCTAAGATTGACGGTGCCGGTGAGCTGGCGGTTTTTTTGAAAATCGGGATTCCGCTGGGTTCGCCGGGCATTCTGTCTGCAGTGGTTTTAGGATTTCTGGAGTACTGGAATATGATGGAGCAGCCGCTGGCATTTTTGCAGGATAAGACATTGTGGCCGCTTTCGCTGTATCTGCCGGAGGTTGGAGCCGGGCAGGCGGGAACCGCACTTGCGGCATCTGTGATAGCACTGATACCGGCTGTGTTTGTGTTTGTAATTGGACAGGATTACCTGGAACAGGGAATCATTTCATCGGGAATCAAGGAATGA
- a CDS encoding sugar ABC transporter permease yields MKIVLGKLYRKFRFIYRSRVWFLLPSLAGVAIFVLIPFADVGKRSFQTAVTGKFCGIANYREVFTNQAFLAAVKNTLKFVAVGLPLLLLISLVISLALNGCKKIRGLKSVYLLPMAVPTAAVVLIWKMMFHVNGLINAGLASLGLSAVDWLGSDASFWVLIISYLWKNMGYTIILWLAGLHNVPEELKEAARVDGASEFQCFFHVVLPGLKPVLYTITVLSFLNSFKVFREAYLVAGAYPQQNMYLLQHIFNNWFTKLEIDKMAAAAVCITIVFVAFVLLLQRFWEKQED; encoded by the coding sequence TTGAAGATTGTACTGGGGAAATTGTACAGAAAATTTCGATTCATCTACAGGAGTAGGGTATGGTTTCTGCTGCCAAGTCTGGCAGGCGTGGCCATCTTTGTACTGATACCGTTTGCGGATGTGGGAAAACGTTCTTTTCAGACTGCAGTGACGGGGAAGTTCTGCGGGATTGCGAATTACCGGGAAGTTTTTACGAATCAGGCATTCCTGGCGGCGGTCAAAAATACGTTGAAATTTGTGGCCGTCGGGCTTCCGCTGCTGCTTCTGATCTCACTTGTGATCTCACTGGCATTAAATGGATGTAAAAAAATCAGGGGGCTGAAATCGGTGTACCTGCTGCCAATGGCAGTGCCCACCGCGGCGGTGGTACTGATCTGGAAGATGATGTTTCATGTAAACGGCCTGATCAATGCGGGGCTTGCATCACTGGGATTGAGTGCGGTGGACTGGCTGGGGAGTGATGCATCTTTCTGGGTACTGATCATCAGCTATCTGTGGAAGAACATGGGATATACCATCATACTCTGGCTGGCAGGCCTGCACAATGTACCGGAGGAATTAAAAGAGGCTGCCAGAGTGGATGGTGCATCGGAGTTTCAGTGTTTTTTCCACGTAGTGCTCCCGGGACTGAAGCCGGTACTGTATACAATCACAGTATTATCTTTTTTGAATTCCTTTAAGGTATTCCGGGAGGCCTATCTGGTAGCCGGAGCTTATCCGCAGCAGAACATGTACCTTCTCCAGCACATCTTTAACAACTGGTTTACCAAGCTGGAGATCGATAAAATGGCGGCGGCGGCAGTCTGTATCACGATTGTATTTGTTGCATTTGTGCTGCTGCTGCAGCGTTTCTGGGAGAAACAGGAGGATTGA